A window of bacterium genomic DNA:
GCATGATCTCGGCCACCAACAAGGACCTCGAGCGGGAGATAGACGAAGGCCGTTTCCGCCGGGACCTGCTGTTCAGACTGAATGTCGTCAATCTAAAGCTGCCGCCTCTGCGAAAGCGGCGCGAAGACATTCCGGCTCTGGTTCACATGTATCTCGATCGCTACCGACTGCCGGGAGAGCCGGTCAAGACGCTGGCCACGCCGGCGATGGAGAGATTGGCCGAGTACTCGTGGCCCGGCAACGTCCGCGAGCTGGCCAACGTGATCGAGGGGCTGGTGCTTCTGACTCAGGACGGTGAGATTCAGCTCAGCGATCTGCCGTCAACGCTGTCGTCCTTCGGAGCGACCGATACCGAGGCGGCGGCGGAGGCCGAGCCTATTCCGCTAGCCGAGGTCCAGAAGCACCACGTGATTCGAACGCTTCGCTACACCGGTGGCAAGAAGGCTCCCGCGGCGAGGCTTCTCGGCATCGACGTGAAGACTCTCTACAGCAAGATCAAGACGTACGACATCGACGTCTGAAGCTCGCCGACCTCACGGCTGCTAGGACACCGCCGATTGCGTTACCTGCTCGACGAGAGCGGCCGCAACGCGCTTGAACTCGCGCTCCAGGAGTGACAGGAGCTCGAAGGCCTCCGTCGACCCACCTCGAGCCTGGTCTTCCGTTCGGCCGCACAGTTCGCTGAGCTGGCTGGCACCCAGCATGCCGCTGCTAGAGCGGAGCTTGTGTGACATCTCCGCGAGCTCTGCGAGATTGCCGGAGGCGACGGCCTCGCGCATGTTCTCGAGAAGCATGGGAGAGGTGTCGAGATACACGCGGATCACTCTCTGCGCGCCCTCTCGCGTCAGCGGGCCCCAGAGATACTTCTGCTGGAGGACCTGGTTGATCGGCGGTCCATGGGAGTGTTGGCGTGCGGCGGCGTCTCGCGAATCCGGGTTGGGAAGCGAGCCGGCGGCCGGCAGGGGAAGCAGCTTGGCGAGCGCGGGTTTCTCTCCTCGAGCAGCCGACGGCTTGGTCGCCGTGGTATCGGTCGGCAGCCACTTGGCTATCAGCAGGCGAAGCTGGTCTTGGCTGAACGGCTTGCTCAAGTAGTCGTCCATCCCGGCGGCCAGGCACTTGTCGCGCTCCCCAGCCATGGCGTGGGCGGTCATCGCCACGATCTGCACATGGCGGTGCTCTTTTTCTGGAGCGCTTCCCTCCAGGCGCCGGATCTCCCGAGTCGCGGTGTAACCGTCCATCTTGGGCATTTGGCAGTCCATAAAAACCAACTCGTAGAGGTTCTTTTGGAGCGCTTCGAGAGCTTCGAGACCGTTGCTGGCTGCATCCACAACCCCACCCAGGCCCTCCAGCATTCCGATTGCGACCTCCTGGTTGACCGGGTTGTCTTCGACCAGCAGGATTCGCCGCCCCGAGAGCTCGAGCTCGCTCGAGGCGAAAGGACGCAGGCCGTCGGATTTGGCGGCCTTCTCGGCCGCTTGCCGAGCCAGCCTGACCTGGAACCAGAAGGTCGAGCCCTCGCCCAGCGTGCTGTCGACCCCGATCTCGCCGCCCATGATCTCGACGAAGGCCTTCGAGATCGCCAGCCCCAGGCCGGTGCCGCCGTAGTTTCGGGTCGTGGATCCGTCGGCCTGCTGGAAAGACTCGAATATGGTCGCACGGTGTTCGGGCTCGATGCCGATCCCGGTGTCTTGGACACAGAAGCGGAGCCGGATCTCTTCGTCCGCCGTCTCCAAGGCGCTGACTTCCAACTCGACGTAGCCGGAATCGGTGAACTTGACCGCGTTGCCGACCAGATTGATCAGCACCTGGCGCAACCGGGTCGGGTCGGCGCACAGCGCGGTCGGCAGGGTGCGAGGCAGGGTGGTCCGCAGCTGGAGGCCCTTCTGTCGAGCCGGCTCCGTGAAGAGCTGGACGACTTCATTGGTGATCTCGCGTAGATCGAAATCCACGTACTCGAGTTCGACTTTTCCGGCCTCGATCTTCGAGAAGTCCAGGATCTCGTTGAGGATTCCGAGCAGGTTGACGGCCGATCGACGAGCCTTCTCCGCGCAGTTCGTCTGCTGAGAGTCCAGGTTGCTGTTCATCAACAGTTCCAGCATTCCGAGCACGCCGTTCATCGGGGTCCGCATCTCGTGACCCACGTTGGCCAGGAATTGAGACTTGGCTCGGCTGGCGGTCTCCGCGGATTCCTTCTCTTCTTGGAGCCTCTTGATTCTCGTGATGTCGGATCCCGAGCTCAAAGTGCCGGCCGGCTGTCCTTGCTCGTCACTCAAGTAGGTGGTTTGCCAGGCGACGATTCGCTCGCTTCCTGTCTTCGTGATCACCGAGTACTCGGTGCAGACCTGGGCCTGGTTGTTGGCGAAGCGGTCTCGGATGGGGGCCGGCTCGGCGACGACGGTGTCGAACCAATTGCGGCCGATGAGCTCGGCCTCGTCGTAACCGAGAACTTCGCAGCCCTTGCTGTTGACCAGCACGATGTTGCCGTCGCTGTCGAGCACCAGCATGATGACCTCGGCGACCTGGAAGTACTCCTGGGCCTTGGCCTTTTCTCGAAAGAGCGCTTGTTCCTTGGCCAGGCGCCGGCCGATCTCCTCTTCCAGGGAGAGATTGGCCTTGGCCAACTGCTTGGCTCGGGTCCGTTCACGGAGCTGGGCCCGGAGGTAGTACAAAGCGATCAGGGCCGCGATTGACGCGTAGGAACCG
This region includes:
- a CDS encoding sigma-54-dependent Fis family transcriptional regulator — protein: MISATNKDLEREIDEGRFRRDLLFRLNVVNLKLPPLRKRREDIPALVHMYLDRYRLPGEPVKTLATPAMERLAEYSWPGNVRELANVIEGLVLLTQDGEIQLSDLPSTLSSFGATDTEAAAEAEPIPLAEVQKHHVIRTLRYTGGKKAPAARLLGIDVKTLYSKIKTYDIDV